The nucleotide sequence AAGTTGATGTTTCAAGAGCTTATGTATGGATCATTTCAGATATACATGATGGCTGACATGAACTCTCGTCTAAGTTTCACTTATTTAAGTTATCGAATTATGTGTTTGGATGTGTAGTTTCAGCTTAAAAATCACGACTCATGCACCAGAACAGGGGAAATAGAAAAGTTAGAACTACGATGAAACTATTAAAAATCATAGATCAACAGAATGAATTCGAATATGGTAATTCAAGTGGTTAAAGTTGGATTGAAGAACATGTATTAATATTACAAATTGGTGTGTTTCAGCTAATTTTTCTTTCACCTTTATTTTCCTTTTGGTACAGTAAAAGAGGTTATAAACCATTGGAAGGAACTGACTTAAGTTACTGAATCATAGAAGTAATCAGTCTATAACTCCAGACCGCATTCAATTGAAAAGATGACTAGCGGCTGAATACCCCTTTCTGACTCGTTATCCATCAACTTAAGAAAACTAGGAGAggggaagaaagaaaataatgaaatatcTTATAATAGTAATCTAGACAGCACCCACAAATGTTTCCATGACAACTCATAGAGCTGATATTAGTCATGGAGAACTCATTTTACAAACTTTCTTTTGCGGCAAATAACTTCAGAAATAAGTACTAGTATAACTTAATAGAGCTGATATTTATGTTGCCCGGAGTAGAAGTTCGAATTCATTTTATTGATCTAAAGTTGAAGGAAGAATTTTGGTAGACCCCAACAAAAGTAAGCTATGGTGTTTCAAGAGAGAACTGAGAATTCAAAAGAGATTAGTAAATCCTCTTTTACTCTACAACATCTTGATTctgtaaaagaaaataaaacatgaatTATCAGTAATTGTGAAAATTGAACTTTATCTTTACTCTTTGGTAAATAAAAAGTAGTCACAAAAAAATTGTTATTACTAAATATGCAAAAAGACTATAGTATTGTCTCTAGCAGCTAATATGTAAAAATTGGAATAGAGGCCTAAATTTTGGTTGTGTGACTTATCTAATCCAAACTTCTGTTCATAGTTctattgaaaatttatactactGATTTATTAGGACATACCGACAGATAATAACTTTACTGGAAAGTGGAAACCAACCCCACTAAAAGTATGTGATGTGATTCAAGAGAGATCTCAAAAACACATTGTTCTCGATTTTCCCATGTGTTTGTTGCATCTTGATCATATAGCTATTTTGCCAACAGTTACATATATGTGCTAAAACTCTCGTTGGTATGAAAATCGGTGGAAAGAGTGATTTAATGCTGTAAGTTATAAATGGAGAGAAATATATTCATTGGAAGTTTTCTGACGTAGCTCTCAACTCCTCTGGTAGAGACATATCTATgcaaaaatatactctaataacATATTTGCAGCATGACTGTTAAATCTgacttgagcagttgagtttctTGCAAGTACATCTGGAATAGCCTTGATTTATGGACCTTTGTACTGTATCTCTAGTGAACCTTATAGTTCCATCTCTAGTGAACCTTATAGTTCGGCATGACCTATCTCTGTGCTTTTGCCTTCATATTCCTTGAGGCCAAGTGTTcaagtatatattgtatgttggAACATTAAGTTTATTTTGAAGATTTTTAGAAGCTCAACTTattatttaagtttattaaatgtCTTACATTTAATCTTAATGTTTCACAAATATAGGCGAGAAGCAACAGGTATGCGGCAAATCGAGTTAAGTTGAAGATGCTTCATCATATTAGTAGCAAGCCTATTAATGAGATCATTTATCAAAAGGtattattataaatttatattttcctaAGAAAAATATTTACGAGCTGTTATTTGACATGTTTGCCTTTGATGTAAAGGGCGGAAAAGATGGCAACCCACCCgatttggcaacaattttctttgAAACCCGTAAAAAAGATAACAAGCTTGTTGAACCTGAAGCAATTGAAAAACATGTATGTTTGGTAAATTGAATATGTAAATTACTTGAAATTATGGTGGATTCTgattttaaatattctttttatatattttgtaggCTCAAATAGAAGAAATAGTTCAAGCAGATTCATCTCTACCTAGCATAGAGATTGTAGAAAAATGTTGTGGACCTCAAACTCATAGCCATGTGTTTGGATTTGGGGGTAGAGTCAAGGCGAAAGACTTGAAAGGTGGAACTTCTTCAATTACTGTTCGCACTACGTTCAACTCGAAAAAAAACAAATCTTTGAATGAATGAAACAAATCCTTGAATGAGCGCTTGTCTACCTTAGAAGATGAGATAAAAGAAATGAGGAAAATAAGAGAGTACTTTGCTGCTCAACAATCATATGTCCCGCTTACGATGACATCGCCCGTTTCAACTGAATGACCACTGTTTTTATCTGCTGACCAGGTTAGTAACAATATACccaactttttaatttttattcatGATTTGTGTATAGTCAGTTTTTATATTATAGATTTGTTTGACTTCACTCTTCTAAAAGGAGAACAATTTAATTAATGTACAATGGTGCAGTAAGTAGTCATAGCTTCCTATGGAATTTCAATCTTTAAGCAAATCAGGAATGTGTGGTaggaatttgagaagttgttAGCTGGAAAAGTAGATGATGTTTGTGCTCAATAAAAGTAGATGATATGGTTCTCTTATGATTAAAAATACCAAGTTTATATAACGCGTCATATAGAGTCCCACCCGATAAGTTATAAACACATGTAGTTGTGTACCCAAGACTGTTATGTTCCTAGGGATCTGTCTCTTGATATATGTCATTAGTAGTTTGGGTCCTGAAATTTCTCAAACACTGAAGTAAAAGAATTGTTGGCCTTTCTGTGCATTTTTAAACATGATTTTCCTATCCTTTTGCCTCTTTATAATTTATGTGTTTACCTGAATTATGCTTTTTTTAACCAGCAAAAGTTTATTCTTTTGAAACACTCTGTATCTTTACTCTTTCATGTCAGCCATGTTGGTTTAATAATCATTTGAATTATGTGAACAATGGCTCTCTGTGTCAATTAGTTTTGGCCTGGTATAAACGTAGAACGTGTGATTGAATAAATGACTTTTCTGTCGTTAAAGCTTAGATGATCTGCCAACATTCTATTCTCCCTGTGTTTGTCGGAAGTATTTCATAGCTTTTATTACACCTTAGCCACTTGTAGGTTATAGTTGTCGCTCTCAATCTCAACAATAAAGTCCGCGATCGCCCCTACATCATAGGTTTCTTTTGCCAAGCTAGAAATTAGCCTAGTGATGTTGTTGTCTACTCAAAATAGTTGGTATCTTGAATGGCAAATCTCGAATTATCGTACCGGGATTTATCGAACCAAAGTAAGATTAACCATCCCAAACcttttctaattaatttttcttatattCTTATAGCCTTGTTGATGTTGGTGGATATCACCTGGTGAATTTTGACTGCTTTTGGGGTAAGCAATTTAACTATTGCTCatttaaaattatatatgttATTTTACCAATAGTTATATATCATTTTTTCAATCTTTTGTACTTACAGGTTTTGAAGACTGAAGCTACAAGTCAAGATTCAAGTTTAGAAGATGTACAAGCTcattattattttcctaaaaatgtTATGGAAAACTTGATATCATAGTCTAGCTCAGGATGATAGCTAAGTTTTTTTTGTTGAGGTGTTGAGAAAACATAGAAAGTAACATCATCATGGGATTTGAACttgatatcttatctttttatatCTAGACTTTCCAATAACAATTTGATATTGATTGATAAAAATTACTTTTTGTGGCATTAAGCTTTTAGGACTACTCATTGTTATTAAGAGACCATGAATACAATCgctaaattataaaattattttaaatagtgACGTCGTCTCTAAACATAATCTAGGACCAGTTAAAGGTTGGTCACGAAAATGGTAACGATAGGAATGATGACCAAGTTTTTTGTTTCGTCTCTAAAAGATAATTTACGACCAGTTACAGTTAGTCGCTAAAACGATTTAACgatggaaatataaattttttatcgTCTATTAGGGACGAGAAATGTAATCTCTAAAAGTTATTCACGACCAAGTTTTTTGTCTGTCTCTAAAAGATAATTTAGGACCAGTTACAGTTGGTCGCTACAATGATTTCATGACgggaatatatatttttttatcatcTATTAGGGACGAGAAATGTAGTCTTTAAAAGTATTTAACGATCGGATTTTTTGTATGTCGCTAAAGTGATTTAACGACCAGGTATCAAGACCCGTCGTTATTGACATTTAGTGTCGGAGGCTATTACGACGGGTTACGACCAGCCGTTTCCCTTCATAATTTACCCTTTTAGGACCAGATTTCAATCTTTAGACACTAGAATTCCCTTCCTTAAAGGCAGATTTTCTTGTAGTGTGACTCCTCTGTTGAGACGAACCCCcaagacgatgaggacactgcctctacatgtggcccaactctccacactcataacaactccctggtgctggagatggggactgaatgGAACCCCAAGCACCAGAATGACTagtagatgcacctggcatagaagagccctgaactaatgGAGCATGGGATGAACTCTGGGCCAGAAGGGCACtggtgatgaatggccctgatgagcactatgagaaccatgacccgatgatgccccacgataacctgggcgagctgactcaGCATGTTTGAACGgacggcctctaccatgctgaaactgacctctcgaaggagcaccgccataactaccagatccccgaggcctcttggcctgcctctcatctcgctcctggcgacgaactgactcaatctcgcgagAAATGTCAACAAActtctcaaaagtagcaccagacaccctctccctggtcatgagaatacgaagctgatatgtgacgccatcaacaaacctcataatcctaTCCCTCTCCGTAGGAACCAATCAAAAAGCATGACGATCTAactctgagaacctcatctcatactgtgtcatgGTCATATctccctggcgcaactgctcgagttgcctgcacagctcctctccATGAGATTGCGGCacttacttctccaaaaagagaacggagaactgcttccaggtaaggggtgctacaccaataggactacgcctctcataagcctcccacacTAAGTGAAggtagctccagaaaactgaaaagttgtgaaagtgaccccgctggtctccaaaatacccgctgTGCAAATAATCCtttaacacttgtccaagaaaccttgggcatcctctccctctgtagcactaaaagtcggaggctgaagtctaccaatcctctccaacctatgttgctcgtcctctagcataACAAGAGCTACATAGCCCTGAacagctgcaaccggctaggctggaggtgccccccGGTATTTGAAGTACCTGCATGACCttctcaggtgtgcgagcgacgggagtctgagtgcctcccccggcctgagaagtagctgcagctGAGCTAGAccagggcctcctgaagacccggaatcacaatgggcatagttggtgcctgagttggtgatGTTGGAGCGTCCACagctgggacctgatcatgaactagggcagctggtggatctgcaggtgctgccctagctgctgtgcgggctagacctttgcccctaccacggcctcgaccgtgtcctcgacctctagtggtcctagctggtggtattggtggtcgtccatcctgaccggtagcatgtgtcctcaccatctgtgagagaatagaataacagaagtttagtactcggatcaacagattcgcatgacaagaatttcaagaatatgaagttttcctcaaggttctgcaacctcccgaggataaatacagacgtctccataccgatctgcgagactctagtaaacctgctcatgactcgtgagacctatgtaacctaggctttgataccaacttgtcacgacctaaaccggacccggtcgtgatggcgcctctcatggaACAAGGCCAACCAACACAAACCCCCAGACCAATTAAGGCAGTTATAGTAATTTATTTTAAGTCATAAATaaactataaatcccaaaataaagagtAGAATAGAATAAAGCAGAAACAACACAGcacgacatcggggtgtcaccagtcatgagcatctaaaaatccGTATAAGAGTATGAAAAGACTACACAATCTAGTACAAAGCTAGTACAAAGGAAAGTAAAcgtaggaaggagaagcactgggctgcgaatgccgagcagctacctagtcaactccgaataGCCTGCTGGAAAGCAATAAGCCCTCGCTAGCATGACCCGAGACTCTTGGATATGCACATAGGGTGAAGGAAGTAATgtaagtacgccaactcagttagtaataaaagtaaaggcagctgagcgatatgaaaacacgtaaagcaCAATAAAATGCTACAACGAGGCAGTATAAACcagaacaatgcaataaaatagtaaaagctcgtaaaaacaccttagttcaataaaaacctctttaaaacatcttttagcagTCCAAACGAGTGGAGAAAACATggaggaaagatggaaacataaatcagcccctcggccaatataccaacagaaccagcccctcaaGCTATCTCACAACCACTcgtattagcccctcgggctatatcacatctcacactgggtacccgcgctcacgggggtgtacagactttggGAGGGGCTCCTTATAgcccaagagcaatatcaagccatctcgtggcataattaaAAAGGTGGCATAATTAAACAGGCACTCGGCCTTATAACAAATCACTTTGTGGCATAACAAATCGGGCCCTCGgactcataatcatgaatcagtttAACACTGTTGCGGAGCACAGCctgatcccatagtatcctcacaacacaggccatcggccttactcagtcagaaatctctcaaagccACCCGGGCACAGtaaaaatatgatgctcagcccaaaatatcattcaatatgtcaaaacggagtaaatatggctgagttatgaaaatagtagaatacaacatgactgagtacaaatatgaagtcaaagtAGTGAGGAATAGTGGTAACAATTccttaagggtccaaaacaattggcactaggtccaaacatggcattcaacccaaaatatgatgataacaaacagttttcaatcaaacaCGCGtttaaacagtcatacgggacggactaagtcacaatccccaacggttcATGACCCAACGCtagtcatctagcatgtgcgtcacctcaaagtagcacaacgatgtgaaatctggggtttcataccctcaggacaacatttacaatcattacttacctctatccggtcaaaactctagctcgcaatgcctttgcctctcgaatcggccccgatgctccaaatctaatcaaaattagtatataaccatcaaaatatgctaagagaacaaagcccactcgaaaataatcaaattacataaaaatccctaaattggtcaaaacccgacctccgggccctgtcgtgccccctttttttcctttccCTATGCGGgaagaagtccgggtttcgacattcatggggtgtaattaCTCATTTCCTCTTGTGAattgggaatttgaagagtcgccacctaaaaaattatggtgcgttaggacacctagagTTATTAACTCTTAAGTTGGTTTGcgttaccagagattagggtaagggctcgacataacctcgaagagaaggtgttaggcacccctcttgttCACAACTGTGCGTCCCA is from Nicotiana tabacum cultivar K326 chromosome 18, ASM71507v2, whole genome shotgun sequence and encodes:
- the LOC107808377 gene encoding uncharacterized protein LOC107808377, with amino-acid sequence MLHHISSKPINEIIYQKGGKDGNPPDLATIFFETRKKDNKLVEPEAIEKHAQIEEIVQADSSLPSIEIVEKCCGPQTHSHVFGFGGRVKAKDLKGGTSSITVRTTFNSKKNKSLNE